From Nocardia sp. NBC_00416:
TTGGTCCATCACCGGCGTGCCCAGGTCCACGGTGGCGCGGATCCCGAGCAGTCGGGTGATCAATGATTCCGAGGTCCGGATCCAGCCGACACGCAGACCACCCCAGAAGGATTTGGACGCCGACCCGATGGTGACCACCTCGGCGCCCTTCGCGAATGCCGCGACCGGCGCGACCGGCGGCGCCTCGCCGAGGGACAGGTCCGCCATGGATTCGTCGATGATCAGCAGCATCCGGGTGTCGCGGGCGATGGCGGCCAGTTCGGCACGAGCCGCGTCGTCCATGAGGAACCCGGTGGGATTGTTGTGGTCGGGCACCAGGTAGGCCAGCGAGGCGGCGGTCTGCCGGGCGGCACTGCGCAGCCCGTCGAGATCCCAGGCGGCCTCCGGGTCCTCCAGGCGCAGCGGAACCGGAACCGGGCGCGCGCCCACATCGCGGATCGCCTCGATCGCGTTGGGATAGGTGGGATGGTCGATGAGAACCCGGCCGGCCGCAGGGGCCAGCACGTTCAGCAGCAGCCGGAGCCCGTGCTGGGCGCCGAGGGTCACCAGGATCTGGTCGGCACTGGTCGCAAGCCCGCGTTCGGTGTAGCGGCGGGCGAGCGCTTCGCGCAGCGGCTGGATGCCGACAGGGTCCATACCGTGGGTGCTCAGATACGACGGAATGCCTTGTAGGGCGATCGCATAGGCGTCTTCCATCTCGGGTGGAGCCGTCATCGCCGCATAAGTCAGGTCCACGGCCGGCGCGGCGCCGGTGGACATGGTGGCCAGGATGCCGCGGGCCGCGCGGCTGCCGTCGTGCGCGACGGCCGG
This genomic window contains:
- the yczR gene encoding MocR-like transcription factor YczR, with protein sequence MAIRVIGSTGLARDLGRWRNADGAAEGAARKSARPAYLALAEGIRLLIHDGRAPLGIALPSERDLAATLGVSRTTVTSTYALLREHGYLITRQGSRSTVALPPAVAHDGSRAARGILATMSTGAAPAVDLTYAAMTAPPEMEDAYAIALQGIPSYLSTHGMDPVGIQPLREALARRYTERGLATSADQILVTLGAQHGLRLLLNVLAPAAGRVLIDHPTYPNAIEAIRDVGARPVPVPLRLEDPEAAWDLDGLRSAARQTAASLAYLVPDHNNPTGFLMDDAARAELAAIARDTRMLLIIDESMADLSLGEAPPVAPVAAFAKGAEVVTIGSASKSFWGGLRVGWIRTSESLITRLLGIRATVDLGTPVMDQLAAVHLLEHAGPILDRRRAQLRSQRAALLEAMADELPGWYALPGVGGMSVWAQLPAPVSTALAATAPNHGVLLAAGPRFGVQGAFERFLRLPYTSPEPDLRRAVTAIATAYATLGPQSGELLQPLTCY